In the Gracilinanus agilis isolate LMUSP501 unplaced genomic scaffold, AgileGrace unplaced_scaffold50128, whole genome shotgun sequence genome, GGCTGCTCCGGGGAGCCGGTTCTGGCCTGCCGCCAGCAACTCGCTCGGGCTTCAGACGGCGACGTTTGGTTTCGCAGATTGAGCGCGAAAGCCCTCAACGTGTTGACGCTTCTGAACGTGTATCAGAAAAAGCATCTGGTGGAAATTCTGTCCTACCACAACTGCGACTCTCAGACTCGGAACGTGCCCGAATTGGACTGTCTGATCAGGCTGCAGGCCCAGAACGTGCAGCAGCGCCACGTGGTCTTTCTAACAGGTAAAAGGAGGGAccgcggggtgggggggggggcgggggggctcCTGCCCCGCCTctaattgtctttattttctctaaaacTCCACCAGAAAAGAACGTCAAAACGCTCTCCAGTTACACAGATAAC is a window encoding:
- the LOC123255690 gene encoding protein TASOR-like, whose protein sequence is LSAKALNVLTLLNVYQKKHLVEILSYHNCDSQTRNVPELDCLIRLQAQNVQQRHVVFLTEKNVKTLSSYTDNGIVVATVEDFMQNFHSLVGFHNAVPEDKLLHHAAGDHLDGQSDAVLTLTPLELGVGISQH